cggagagagagagagagagaatcggagagagagagagagagagagagagagagagagagagagagagagaccaacctgggagaggaggagggcgcGGTCGATTCGCCTGGTCAGCCCCCTGCCGCCGTGCCCTCGCGCGAGTGCAGCTCGGGCCACCGGCCCCTGCACCATCCACCCCGGTCGGCCGCGGCCCCTGCGCCATTCGCCCCGGTCGGCCGCTGCCCCCTGCACCATCCCCTCCTCGAGTCCCCTCCGCCCATCCGCACAGCACACCGAAGGGGTCGGCCCCTCCACCCGCCGCGGTGCACACCGGAGGGCACCGCCCCCTCCGCCCCTTTGCGCCGGAGACCAGAGGGCGCCGCCCCCTTGGCCCTCTGCGCTGCACACCAAGGGCGTCGGCCCCTCCACCATGTGCGCCCccatcagagagagagagggattgGAGAGAGattggagagagggagagatgtgGGGGAGAatttgagagagggagagttgCGGTTCAGAGAAGAGTAGAGAGAAGAGGGAAGAGAATGTAGAGAAGAGAGCAATTCAGATAGAAGAGTGTTTTATGTTTGCAAATTCAGataattttgttgttttcaCATGCATATGATTTATGATAGCTATACACTTGCCACATGCTGTAATTTAATTGCTTTGCAATGTGATGTTGTGATGCAGGGGTAGGAATGGCTAGCTTCATGGACTTGTTGAACGGAGGAGCTGGGGGCGAGTGGGATGGCTCCCAATATGCAAGCCCCCCTGAAGAACAACTCATTGCAGGACATCAAATTGTCGAAGCTACTCCGGTTGTGACACAAAAGGCGAAGAGAGGTGGAAATTTTAGTGAGAAGGATGACCTTTTGTTGGTCTCGGCATGGCTTGAAATAAGCCAAGATGCAGTCCAGGGCATTGATCAAAACTGTAGTACGTATTGGAAGCGTATTCATGATCACTACCATGCCCATAGGAATTTTGATTCGGATCGTAATGTTAGCTCGCTCTCTCACCGTTGGGCTCTCATTCAAGAAGGTGTAAACAAGTTCTGTGGCTGGTATGCTCAGATTCAAAATAGGAGGTAAAGTGGTGTGACAGAGCAAGATAAGGTAGAAAGCAATGTATTTTTGTTGGTTGACACATGTCTATGTTTCCTGTATAGCTACTAACTCATATTCACTTGTGTAGGTACAACAAGCATGTGCGATCTACAAGGAAAAGGATCCGAAGAAGATGTCATTTCCTTTCTTGCATTGTTGGAATGTGGTGCAGCACACACCAAAGTGGAATGACGCAATCTCTCATAAAAAACAGAAGACAAGCTCCAATGCAAGTCCAAGCTCATGCACTTCTGGAACCAATGAAAGCCATCAtggtgatgaggaagatggtgtCACTCATACTTCTCCAATGAAAGGAAGGCCGGATGgtaggaagaaggagaagaccCGGTGATATAAAAATACTATCTCACAAGGAGATACCCTTTACATGGAGGCAATGGAAAATCATTGGTCGAGGAGGGAAAAGGTTGATGAGTTGaaagagatgaagaaaaaagaacGTAATGATGAGAAGCTTGCACTTGAGACTAGGAGACTTGAGTTGAAACAAGAAGTTAAGAATAAAAAGATTGAGGCCTACAAACAAGTAGAGAATATGAAGCTTGACATTCAGGAAAAAGAACTTCAGTTGAAACAATCCATGGAAGATGAGCGAGTGATGAATATGGATCTGAGTGGTTTGAGTGAGAGGcaaaaaagattctacatgagCCTACAAGATGAGATCATTGCTCGACGGGAGCGAGGTGGCGCGAGTTGAGATCTCATGTATGAACTTTGATGTATAAACTACATGTTTGGACTATGTTCTATGTTTCCTGCAGTTTATTTATGTATGATCTATGTGTTTGGACTACGTGATTTGTTTCCTTCATTTTTATAATGTGTCAACCTTGATGTTTGATATGTCTGTGTTGCCTTTGTGctattgtttaaaaaaaaaatacaaggatACTTTATTGAAAACAACAGAAGGATACATGGATGAAAACGAAATACATGGTAGGGAAATAAAACACAAGGATACATGATTGGGAAATAAAACACAAGGATAcatgattgaataaaaaaatactaCGAGCTCTTAATCAATACATGTCTACATGACGTTGCCAGAGGTGCTCAACTAGATCTTCTTGAAGTTGAGAGTGAGTTTCCCTATTCCTGATGTTATTATGAGCTTGAAGGAAATCATGTAGCTCCGGAGTACGATTACGAACTTCACGCGGTGTAGGTCTCACAAGTTGGCCAACATACTCGTACTGCATCTGTTCATCTTCAtccctctcatcttcaacaatcaTATTATGCATTATGACACAAGCTATCATAATTTGTCTTAGGTTATCTTTATCTCAGAATCGGACCGGTCCACGAACAATGGCGAAACGAGATTGTAGAACTCCAAATGCTCTTTCAACATCCTTCCGAACTGCCTCCTGTGCCTTGGcaaaatattttctcttatttcccAGTGGCTGCGGTATGGTCTTCACAAATGTCGCCCATTGAGGATAGATACCATCTGCAAGGTAATACCCCATTGTATAATTATGACCATTGACAATATAATTAACTTGTGGAGCTTCCCCTTCGGCTAGCTTTGTAAAAAGATGAAAACAGTGaagaacattgatatcattgtgagacccTGGTAAACCAAAGAAAGCATGCCGAATCCAAAGATCTTTAGAAGCAACAGCTTCAAGAATGATTGTTGGCTCATGCGCATGGCCGGTGTACTGTCCTTGCCATGCTGCAGGACAATTTTTCCATCCCCAATGCATACAATCTATGCTCCCAAGCATTCCGGGGAAACCTCTACTCTCTCCAATCGCAAGTAATCTAGCTGTGTCTTCCTCATTTGGGGATCTTAAATACTCATATCTATAAACTTCGACAACCGCTTTGGCAAACCTTCTAAGACTTTCTATGTTCGTGCTTTCAGCAGAACGGACATATTGATCCATAAAATCAGCTGCTACTCCATAAGCTATCATCTGGAATGCTGCGGTAACCTTCTGCAAACATGATAACCCAAGACGTCCatttctatctcttttttgcataAAGTAATTATCATGTTGCTCTACGGCTTGTGCTATGCGAAGAAACAGATCACGTTTCATTCTAAACCTGATCAGAATACGATAATAAGAAAACAAGCGGACTCACAACAGAAAGAATATGAAAGAAAGGTTTGACTGATTGCAAACCTGCAGCGAAAGAAATTTGCCCCGTAGGTCGGAGCATCTGAAAAGTAGTCGTTGTACATCCTCCAATGCCCGGCTTCTCTATCGCGATGAACATACTAACGCCCTAGTACAGACCCGCCCCATCGAGGAACTTGCATAGCTTGATATTGACTGTGTGCTTGCTGCAATGCGATGAACAATTCTTCGTCTTTGTCATCGtccgacgaggacgacgacgacgaagctAAGTGAGAGAAACGACTCATTTCTGGAAGAGGTGAAACAAGAAGGCCAATGGATTGGTGTAGGAACCAGACGGTTCGAGCATTCATATATAGAGCAGGGAAATATAGTCATTGGAAATTGAGCCATTGGACATGTAGCCGTTAGAAATGTGACCGTTGTAAAAATAGTTATTTGAAATATAGCCGTTACAAATATAGCCGTTGAAGAAATATCCATTCAAATTGAAAGTATGACTTGTTAGTTACATGATTAAAATAGAGGAGAGTGGATTTTAAGGTGTTGAAGTAGAGGTTCGGTTGGAGTGCGCAGAGTAGTAGGGGATGAAATCTGGATAGGGAGACCCCTACTTGAAATAGTAGGGGACCAAAAAAAGGGATTCGGTTCGAGTTGCTCTTACACGAGGTATATAACAGGCTCATTTTCTCATATTGTGTCTTCTGTTTCATTAGAAGtaataaataatataaaaaactgattctttgtaacaccctaaaattttattataatatatggGCTAGATCTACCGTAGATGGTAACAAAAACACCTTTCACCCCCACCATCGATGAGGGTGACGACTCGAAAACGAAACCCTCGAAAGGGGATAGCAAGAGCTCCCTCCCATTCATAAAATAGGAAAAGCAAATCTAAAGATCTCAGCACAAACATGAATGAGCCAAGAACAAACAAACCTTGATGTCGGCCTGAGGGTGTGCCAGATCCAAAATCGACATGGGGCTTTTGTATTAACCCTAAACACTATGAAAATTGCTAGATGTATTAGGAGGGCTCCCTGCTCCTTCCTGCTGCCGGTAAAGACGACGGTGTTGGTggcaaaaattatgaaatgaaGGGGAGAAGGATAGGGCCGAGGAGGTGGCGACGTGTTTTCGACCAATCACTTTATGGTCCAGCAGACCAGACTCTCCAGTAGCTTTCATCTAGCATCCCAGGTTAGAGTGTGATGGATGATGCTTCGAAGGAGGACGCTGAGTAGAGGCCATAAAGAATCGAGTTCATGAAGCAGATGCTAATGACAACAGTTGCTTAGACAGATTTCCTAGGTTCTCTTTCAGATTTGGAAATTTTTTTCTAGAGGATTTCACATCTATTACTCTGTCTGTAGATGAATAcagtgggctgggctgggccgggCCGGGCTGAAGCTCGTGGAGTTATCCGGGCCCATCCATCCATGTAGGAGGATAGCGGCGGCTATAAAATAAGGAAGCCCTCGTCGGCTCGTCCTCCCTCACAAACCCGAGAACGGATTCCTTCCCCTCGTCGGCATGTTCATGACGGACGCGGAACGTGCGGCCCGGATCCGGGCCGCTGTCGAGCGGTGCTCCGCGGTCAAGGATGAGGATTTCTCAGGCATGACCGAGTCTCAgcgagcggcggaggcggagaggCTGAGGCAGAAAGCTCTGGAGGAGGCGCGCCGTCTTCAGATGGAGGGGCATCCACGCGGTCGGGCCAAGGAATCGCTGGCTCGCATCCTCGACTTCGATCCCAAGCAGGAGGGTCGCTACTACAACCGCATCTACTTCGTCGACCACGCAACATTCGACCTCGACGAGGAGTGTAAGATGATATCTTCTTCTTCCCTCAATTCCATCCTCACTCATCACATGCATTCTACTACTAGGCTGCTGCATCTATATATGGTGATCGATTGGTTGTTGTCTACTCGATCGATGCtgaaatttattattttttttctttgtttgtttgttttgggGTTTAGATCAATTGGTTCCGCGTTCAGGTAATCTATTAGGTCCTAGTTTCAGTCTCGTTAGCCTAATTGACCTCCCTCTGCATGCGATATTATCTTCAATTTTAAGCATGAATCTAGCTATTTGTAGATTTCAATATGCAGAGGCTGGAATAAGTTTCCACTTTCTAAGAAAGAATTAAGCTAATATGTAGAGAACCTTAATTCctttgcttttgtttttgccTCGCTGCAGCTCCCATCGGTCCAATGAGATACACTGATAGAGTCAGCAAGCCGGGCGGACGTCAGTACGAACCGTGTGATGCGGGGCTAAACATCTTCTCCGTGAAGATAGGCTCCTCGGATGTTGGCTTCCCAATCCATGTGTATGGCACTGTCATTGCCAGAGACAGCATTGACAACAAGTGTCTTTATCTCTTCCGTCGTGATAGAGACCATTGCCAACTCATCAACTCTGAGGTACAACTTCCTTTTGAACTCCTAGTATGCATTATGTTCTTTCGTTCTGTATACTGCCCTGCAGTAGATCGACAATATGTAACTGCTAGTGGTTGTTATTTGTCAATAAACATATGCAGTTCCCCTTTGTTATATGATATACATCCTCATTTCTCGTTCTGAATTCATACGGTGCTGGAAGTTGAAATTTTACAGGTCAGTGATCAATCATCAGAATATCAGATGATCGTATCGTAATGTTACTAAAATGCAGATGTTCATAATGAAGCATATTCGTGTTATGCGTTTGTTTTTTAGTGCTTGTTTGTAGACATAGTGGGCATTCCGTATGTGCATGGTAGTACTGGTAGAACTAGATGATCCATATGTGGCTTCTGATCGATCTTCATGATACTATCCATCTTGAGACCTACAATATAGTTATAGCATCGGTCCATTAACAGTTTCATCTATAATAATAGTTTGATCTGCTGTGGCTGAAATTTTGTCTAGTTCGATAGCAGCACTATATATTCAGAGAAATATACCGCTAGCTTATCATGTAAACCTTTTCGTAGGATGAATCGTTGATCTTGACTGGCCCAAAAAGAGGACTTTTGTTATTAAATGATGATTATGTTGAGATGGATCTGAAGATCAAGGATCATGGAGGGCAGGACAGAGAACTTAGTAAAGGAATCTTAACGATCAGGGGCGTAGCAATTCGATATTTGGACCAATGTGAGGTTGAAAGCAAATCTCTTGCTACCAGGCTCAGTACTGTGGATGTGATGTATGCAGTTGTGAAATGTGCAGTGGAGGCTACTATTGCGATTGAAGTTGTGCAGGGAGGTTTTTATGGAGAAATAACTGCCCACACCACCAGCGTCAAGAACAACCTTGTGCTTTACGATAGTGAAGTGGTTGGTGGCATGAGTGGCGATGGTAATGGTGTTATCCAACTTATGCGACCCGTCATATGTGTCTATGTGAAGGATATGCTGATAATTGTTGCCCAGAATGGTGATGGTAAGTCACAGACCGTTGAATTTACTCCAAGGTTCACCGGTGGAGAGGAAGATGTTATTACTGTTGGTGGTGTCACTAAGATGCGCGTGAAGGTTACCTGGTCGATAATGGACCTTTGAGTGTGAACTGTTGGATTGGCTCGTTGTTAAGCATTATTGGCATGATCTGtatgctctggtgcaactatATTCCAGTCATTGATGTTGCGGTTACCATTAAGTTATGCTGACTCTGTTGGACACTAGataagtaatatatatatagtatgtaACTCGTGTGTACCGTATTGGCTTGTTATGTTGAACTATCTGTCTTAACGTGTTGGGCTTGTTATGTGGTAATCAATCATGAACGTATGCAACAATTGTGCCAGATTATTCTGGTGGATGGTTTGGTGTTGAATAGTTTTGCCCGTTGTGCTTTGATCAGATGGGCGATAAGGGAGCAGGAGGGCGATGGATGGAATAGGCAGCATCCATCTTCATGGTGAGGAGAGCAGCTGCTTAGGTCGGTCCAGTCGTCTGAGCCCATCAGTTGGAACTGGGGTAAGTCTAGTTAGTTACAATGAGCCCACGTGTGGATGGAGAAAACAATTataataaatatatgaaaatatcaAATAATGAAGCTGTCACTCTATAGCATGGCAAACCATGATTACAATATTCGTAGTAAATAATAATATTACGGAAACCAACCTGGTGTACCTTTGATCAGTGCTAATCCGTAATCACTTGTAGCAAGCATAGCGATAGCATGTTGGCCTTAGGTATTTGCATTCGTGAAGACAGATAAATGCAATCAAAGCATAACAATATATGTAAGTGCATATAGTGTGAGACTGAGTCTTGGTAATGCAACTCGCTGTTGCTAAATGACATCTTAGACCTGGAATAACAGAGATTGCTACAGGGCTCCACAAGATGTTTAAGATCCTTCCCAAAATTATAGTGGTTGTCGTTTTGTTCGAGATCCATATTTAGGGCCTTTCATCGTTCGGATCAGCTACTGGGAGCCTGGGATTCAGGGTTGTTTTCCTGCATCTGGGCTAGGAGTAGATTGCTACTAGTTGATCTTCTAGTAGAATGAATGTTCCTACCAATCTTTATGATATCATATAAGCAGTGCAAGGACAATAAACACACATGATATGAAGCTTCCAAGTCTAAGGTTTACAATTTATGGAAATTAAGCTCATAACCTAGATATTTAGGCTGTAGTTTTATTAGAGGAAACTAATTCTAATTTGATTTGAACCATTAATGAATTGAATTTCTAGGAGTGAAGCGTATAGAAAAAAACCAGCCAGAAGAGGGTTTACATGGAACTactattgatagtaaaaaatggTATGATCCAGGTTTTTTTAATaccggatagttcgatgatcTATGCCGTGATtttaccggattatccggtgtgtagagAATGTTttttgtagagaggttgcagaagttTTGCTCTGTAAAAAAATTAGTCCGATGCTAGAGCTATGTcaacactggactatctgatGCTTATAGGTCAATTCTTGTCGAAAACTTTCTCTTTGGAAAAAATAGTCCAGTGAGGTGCCCCATGGTCGCCGGACTGTCTGGTGAACACAAAGATGATTTCTTGCAGGGCGACATGCTATCTGGAACAATTGGTCTGGCGAGGGCTCCGGCATTAgcgccggattatccggtgaatatAGTTTAGAACTTGCAGAGAGAATtgttctctagaaaaattagtctggcGATGTATCCAGTGGgtgccggactatccggtgtgaaCAAATGAATTTTCGTACAGAGAGTTTGCTCTCTAGAATTATTAGTCCGACGATAGTATGTAGTGAGTACAATTAatacatcggaatatccggtgagcTTTGGGATGGAATTTAGGGTTTCAACTGAAGTAAACTCgctagatggtctggtgttaacATTTTTGTTCTCACTGAACCATCCAATGTTTAGTCCGAAATCGAATCGAGGTGGATTCGTAGATCTGTTCGGATTCCTTTCATGTCTTTGGCCGAACATGGTGTGTTTGCCTAGGTTTTAGGGTTGAGAGTCATATTTTCATAAGGCAAAGTCCAAGCCGCCTTATATATAGTTGAGGGGGTGGATGCCAATTCAACAACTCAGTTAATCGCAACATCTATTTTCGTTCTCCTTTATTTTCCTGCACATTAAGGTAGTTCTTCGCTGCTAATCAACCAGCGACACTCTACCGTCGCCCTAATCCTCTGTGCCGCCGCTGCCAATCAATCCTCCGCTGCCCTATCCGCTCTTCGGCTCTAGCAATGCGCGCTTCTCTCTCGGTCACCGCATACATCGCACGACCTAGGCCCTGCTTCGTCTACATCCTAGCGATGTCTGTCACAAACGCAAGCACCAGCGCAGGAACTGGTAAGGGAACTGGCTCCGGCCCTACCGGTGCTGATGGCACCAAAGGCCCCATCGTCAATGCCGCACCGACCGTATTCATCAACCTGTACTGCACCATCGTCGTCCGCTCTCATGTCCCCGTCGTCCTCGATCTCAAGAACCCTAACTATACCAAGTGGTTGTCTTTCTTCCGGACCATGTGCGGCAAGTTTGGGCTTCTCCACCACATCGATGACTCCGCTCTGGCTAACCTGGATGATCCTAACTGGGTCCAGGCGGATTATTCCGTGAAGAGGTGGATCTTAGGCTCTGTCGGTGATGACGCCCTCAACCTCGCCATGGACGACGACTAGCGCGCACACGACCTTTGGGTTGTTGTCCGGAACTTGTTCCAGGACAACAAGGAATCATGTGCCATCTTCCTCAGCAACCAATTCCACTCGCTGGTCCAGGGCAAGCTCTCTGTCTCCGACTACTGCCAATGCATCAAAGCCTTGGCTGACTCGCTCCGTGACGTCGGTCACGCCGTCCGTGACTCGCAGCTTACCCTCAACTTGCTTCGCGGCCTCAACCCTCGCTACTCCAACACCGCCGACGATATCGCCAATGTGACGCCCTTCCCCACCTTCGCACAGGCTCGTTCCATGCTCGCCCTGAAGGAACTTCGACTAGCGACCCTTTATAGCACACTATGATGAGACCTTCAGTTAAGTGGTCAAGCCAACCACCATCCGAGTTGTATCAATACATAACTCTTTATGGCACACCTGTATATTGTATACCTAACTATTTATTAGCTTTCCTAATTGTATTAGGGTTAGGATCCTATACATCATTGGCCGCTGGCCTTATATAAACGGTGCCTCTTTGCCTAGAGCCGTGCGTGGCCTAATTCTCTCTCGCTCAACCTCTCTACAATTCTAGGTACGTACTGCCGACCTCCTATATCCAAACCAAAAATATATACAGGGGCTACTCGATGCATGCAAAGCAATGATGACGTGTGAGTGTGTGATAGGCTAATTAAGGTAGAGTGCATGCTTACCGTACCAATCACTCCGTCCTGATCAAAAGCTAGTATAAACTGGGTTAGGTCGTCCATGCATGTTTTCCGTCCATAGGAAGGAGGCATTATTGAAGCTAATTTGTATCCTTGTGTCTGAAATTGATTGCTAATATATATGCCATTgagctcttttttcttttctcgaaTACGTGGGAGGGAGAAGTGCGCATCTCATTTGTGCTCCCTTGGTTTCAAAATATATACATGGCgtaataggattttttttaaagtcaaAGATTGTAATTTTAGTTAAAAATGCAGTGTACATAAGATGTATCAGAGTATCTCACATATCTCTTAATACGATATTAGTTTCGTTGtgattgataatatattataatgaTCAAAATATACTTTGGATGACTTTCACAAATCCTAGCTAATATGTATATTGAAAAACAAGTTAGTTATCAAATTATACCTTGAAATATTTTCACAAATCCTAATACAACCTGAtctgtaaaaaaagaaaagaaatagaggatatatatatatatatatatatatatatatatatatatatatatatatatatatattaaagctGGAGAATTAGAGTGCACACACACAGACAAACGCGTGTTGCTTAATAATTTGGCACCGTACCCTCGCTCTCCTCTTTCATATAGGCTGTGCTTAGAGAAGAAGAACATAATACACGACCTGAGCACGCGATAGAAGTAGGGTAGGAGTAGGACGGACTAATCATCATCACGTAAGCTGTGACCTAGCTAGTTTTAATTTCTTCTCGGATATATTACGACTAGTTGTAACTTGCTATTTAACGGATCATAACCTAAGTACTTTTGATCGTAGTTAGGGTAGAATAGAATAGATACCCTACTAATATGCATGCGATTAGGGATAGCAACGAATACAATAATCTATGGATAGAAACTATATACCTATTCGTGAGCTAATTCTCAAATCCGCACCTATACCTATTATCCGCTATGAATAAAAACTGGAACACGTACCTCTCACCCACGGGTATCACATTCCCGCGGGCACACTTGTATAACCACGAATATAAAGGATAGGTTGATACAGTCACATCTGATGTTCTCcattttgcaaattttcttGCTACGATCATAAATGTTTTCCTTGAAATTGCTGCCAGCTTGGTTTTACCACTCATTAGGTACTTAGAGGGCAGTGACAAATAGAACAACAGAagctaaaaaattcaaatataaaggATTTGCCCTAACAATCTAAGCAAGAACACTTTCAGGGTAGCTATATCTATGCCCTATGAATATATATGATTTGAGATGGCCTCCATATCCTAATTAAGAGTGAGTTAGTAACTTAATTTGTTTTGATCATAGATGTGTGGAGCGGGTACACAGGCGAAACGCATACGGGTATGCCGATTTCAAACCTGTCTTTCTATACCCGTTAGATTCAACTTCAAATCCGCACTCATACCCATCGGTAAAAATTGAAACACAAACCTACATCCATTAGGGTTTTTACCCGCAAGCTCGCGGGTAAAATGTGCCCACTGCCATCCCTACGAGTTTAATTAACTACACTGCAAATTAACTCATTTCCACATATCACCATGCATATATCCTGAGATCGGAGGACTAGAATTAAGTAGTGCTCCAAATCACGCGTGGTTAGTTGCCTAGGACACGTACgtttgcattgcattgcatgcgGAAGCAAAGAACAGGAAGTCCGGTCCGCCGAGTGGCaggggcatgcatgcatgctgataACTGAAAGTAAATTCTATAGAATCCGATCTAGAAAGACTCACGTGAGATCCTATCTATATTATCTATCTTGTGATCTAATATTTGAACTGAATAGAAAAGAGAGAGTCTAAACATGTATCATCACAAGGAAGAGGATCTTTCGTAGTACTatgtcctatagaatttgcttccctGATCGCCTGATCTCTGGTCTTTCACCGCAAAGTGGGCCCGGGGATACAAAGTGATGGGGCGGGAAGATCGGTCAGGTTGCGGCATTGTACGTCTGGTAACTGGGACAACTGGCTCCCACCACCCAGTTACCCTCCCTCACCTAGCCACTCCACTCCGCTGGCTACAGACAAGGAAGGGGGTTTTAGGGATCTTCTTGGCCGCTCCATCGTGTTGATCCCGTCGCCGCCGTCACGAGGTTGCTGATGTCGGGTGAGTAGGAATGCGATAGGACACTTGAAGCCATCCAAGATGGAGATCCCTATCCTTAACCCATTGTTCCAAGGAGTAAGTCGATCGATGGTATACCTAACGTCAACCATTTATTATTGTCTGCTCTGCTTTGTTTTAACGAGATCTATCTCGTTTGATAATAGTGGGGTAATTTATTGTAGGCTTGGTAAGGATGTTTTGAGATGCATGCTTGTGCTGCTGTGTTGAACATTGATTGGGAGGGATGAGGCAAAGCTTTagtttttatcttttttctttgccACTATGTGTACGTATGTTCTGTTGTTTGCATAGACATGTTGCTGTCAATCCTAGTCCACTCTAACTTGATTAGGCTTGTACTGATGATTTGAGAGTAATAGCAGCAATCATCAATACGTACGTGGAGTAACTTCGTACCTTGGTATAGCACAAACTTAGTGCTCAGACAACTTGATGCTTTAGTACTCTGCCTTTGGATAAGGCAAATGttggttttttctttctttctttctttgtcaCTTGTATGTTCCGCTAAGTGTATGAGTTTGTTGTTGTCAATCCTAGCCCACTTTTACTTGTTTACGCATGTGCTAATGATTTGAGAGCAGTAGCAGCAATCATCAGTACGTACGTGGAATATATTACTCCCTCcgtctcaaaatagatgatgttTTGGAGTTGTATATAAGATTAAGCTAAacaatagaatgatcattttattctcttttaatAACATTTATTACGTGAAAAATGAGACTTTTATTGAAAATGAAGTTACTTAATGAAGGTGATAAGATTGGAAAACTTGGACTAAAGTTACCTTAAAATCGTAGAATATCATGTGTTTTAAACATTGTAGAAGATGTTTAAatgtcatctattttgaaacGGAAATAGTACTAACTAATGTCTTAATCGAGGTTTGGTGAATCTTAGTACTGTAACTCTACTAATTAAGCTAGTGTGCGAGCTAGTGTACTCCAGTTAAGGGCCCCATACAGTACTAAGTGTCTTCGGTTAGAAGTTAACCAGCTGAGTTGCGGCAGACCATTCACTCTGTTAAGACTTTGTTTCTTGGAAGT
The sequence above is drawn from the Phragmites australis chromosome 10, lpPhrAust1.1, whole genome shotgun sequence genome and encodes:
- the LOC133931387 gene encoding uncharacterized protein LOC133931387, which codes for MFMTDAERAARIRAAVERCSAVKDEDFSGMTESQRAAEAERLRQKALEEARRLQMEGHPRGRAKESLARILDFDPKQEGRYYNRIYFVDHATFDLDEESPIGPMRYTDRVSKPGGRQYEPCDAGLNIFSVKIGSSDVGFPIHVYGTVIARDSIDNKCLYLFRRDRDHCQLINSEDESLILTGPKRGLLLLNDDYVEMDLKIKDHGGQDRELSKGILTIRGVAIRYLDQCEVESKSLATRLSTVDVMYAVVKCAVEATIAIEVVQGGFYGEITAHTTSVKNNLVLYDSEVVGGMSGDGNGVIQLMRPVICVYVKDMLIIVAQNGDGKSQTVEFTPRFTGGEEDVITVGGVTKMRVKVTWSIMDL
- the LOC133930295 gene encoding uncharacterized protein LOC133930295 — its product is MSVTNASTSAGTGKGTGSGPTGADGTKGPIVNAAPTVFINLYCTIVVRSHVPVVLDLKNPNYTKWLSFFRTMCGKFGLLHHIDDSALANLDDPNWVQADYSVKRWILGSDNKESCAIFLSNQFHSLVQGKLSVSDYCQCIKALADSLRDVGHAVRDSQLTLNLLRGLNPRYSNTADDIANVTPFPTFAQARSMLALKELRLATLYSTL